One window of Pseudomonadota bacterium genomic DNA carries:
- the hgcB gene encoding mercury methylation ferredoxin HgcB, which yields MIDAMRYLKDVVTLELDISKCTGCGRCEEVCPRAVLSLNNGKVSIIDRDACIECGACSRNCPFEAMTVSAGVGCAYAVIRGALKGTAPDCSCSDKYDCC from the coding sequence ATGATTGATGCTATGAGATATCTGAAAGATGTGGTCACACTCGAACTGGACATATCAAAGTGCACAGGATGCGGTCGATGTGAGGAGGTATGCCCGCGTGCTGTTTTGAGTCTTAATAACGGTAAAGTGTCCATAATTGACCGGGATGCCTGCATCGAGTGCGGGGCTTGCAGCCGTAACTGTCCATTTGAAGCAATGACAGTTTCGGCAGGAGTGGGCTGTGCCTATGCCGTTATCCGCGGCGCTCTGAAAGGCACTGCTCCTGATTGCTCATGCTCGGATAAATACGATTGCTGCTGA
- the hgcA gene encoding mercury methylation corrinoid protein HgcA → MKKIDKAPGWINGWHPSGIGFIPVISTRLAFQDRLGGSRARWGIGRMRYIVNPGLYAAGKPDADSPILVTANYKLSFDNLRKNLQHINAWVLVLDTKGVNVWCAAGKGTFGTEEVIRQIRTANLSSIVRHRTLILPQLAAPGVAAHEVARTTGFKVVYGPVRAADLHRFLENGLKADRQMRTVSFTLRERLAVVPVEFVKSWKIGLAALLFVLLSSYPAGDMISWSTFLRFLPYVGAILIGCLFVPALLPWIPGPSLAFKGWLACIVATIIYTLFNGNQQTDNAVYLLILPAISSFLSLNYTGATTYTSLSGVKKEMKFAMPLIGFALVSGIVLHIIGLWKTT, encoded by the coding sequence ATGAAAAAAATAGATAAAGCACCAGGGTGGATCAATGGCTGGCATCCTTCAGGAATAGGATTCATCCCTGTAATCAGTACACGCCTTGCCTTTCAGGACAGACTCGGCGGCTCTCGTGCTCGTTGGGGAATCGGCAGGATGCGATATATAGTGAATCCAGGACTCTATGCAGCCGGGAAGCCTGATGCTGACTCACCGATTCTGGTCACAGCCAACTACAAGCTATCTTTTGACAACCTCAGAAAAAACCTTCAGCATATAAATGCATGGGTTCTGGTGCTGGACACCAAAGGGGTGAATGTCTGGTGTGCTGCAGGAAAGGGTACTTTCGGTACCGAAGAGGTTATCAGACAGATAAGGACGGCAAACCTTTCTTCCATTGTCCGTCACAGGACTCTTATTCTTCCCCAGCTTGCTGCACCAGGAGTAGCCGCACATGAAGTGGCACGCACGACAGGCTTTAAAGTTGTCTATGGCCCTGTACGTGCTGCCGATCTTCACCGCTTTCTTGAAAACGGGTTGAAGGCGGACAGGCAGATGCGTACCGTATCGTTTACTTTAAGGGAACGGCTTGCGGTGGTGCCTGTAGAATTTGTCAAGTCATGGAAAATTGGCCTTGCAGCCCTTCTATTTGTATTATTGTCCAGCTATCCTGCAGGGGATATGATCTCGTGGTCAACCTTTTTGCGGTTCCTTCCTTACGTGGGAGCAATCCTCATTGGCTGCCTCTTTGTCCCGGCTCTGCTCCCCTGGATTCCAGGCCCTTCCCTGGCCTTTAAGGGGTGGCTTGCGTGTATTGTCGCCACTATTATCTATACCCTGTTTAACGGAAATCAGCAGACAGATAATGCAGTGTATCTTCTTATCCTGCCGGCGATCTCTTCCTTTCTGTCGCTCAATTATACCGGCGCCACTACATACACATCACTTTCCGGTGTGAAAAAGGAGATGAAATTTGCCATGCCGCTTATCGGTTTTGCATTAGTCTCCGGCATTGTGTTACATATAATCGGTTTGTGGAAGACAACATGA
- a CDS encoding MarR family winged helix-turn-helix transcriptional regulator, whose protein sequence is MDEFIIQLFRKNLRLLEKKLAMQLKEDSFCCGVTIAQCHTLLAVEAKRITTVTELAGELELDKSTLSRTIDGLVTTGLINRETITGNRRSQHISLTPQGKKVTAGINMQWNLYFASLFARIPESKHQTVIESIAILSDIIPSSGCCCETGECEDAQQEIWGSDKNNEREQK, encoded by the coding sequence ATGGATGAATTTATAATTCAACTATTCAGAAAAAATTTGCGGTTGCTTGAAAAGAAGCTTGCCATGCAGCTTAAAGAAGATTCGTTCTGCTGCGGTGTTACCATAGCTCAATGCCATACCCTGTTGGCTGTTGAAGCAAAAAGGATTACAACAGTTACTGAGCTTGCAGGTGAGCTTGAACTCGATAAAAGCACATTAAGCAGGACAATAGACGGTCTTGTTACAACCGGTCTTATCAACAGGGAAACTATCACGGGCAACCGGAGGAGCCAGCATATTTCTCTGACTCCCCAGGGTAAGAAGGTTACGGCCGGCATCAACATGCAATGGAACCTTTATTTTGCTTCTCTTTTTGCCCGTATCCCCGAATCCAAACATCAAACTGTGATAGAAAGCATAGCGATATTATCTGATATAATCCCCTCATCAGGATGTTGTTGTGAAACAGGAGAATGCGAAGATGCACAACAAGAAATATGGGGAAGCGACAAAAACAATGAAAGGGAACAAAAATGA
- a CDS encoding DUF4398 domain-containing protein, with amino-acid sequence MFKGRIFYCFFIAILILSFGILTGCAKPPAEEMAKAEKAIGDAKQKEAPVYVPDLFTKAEASFKTAKDYVDGKKYKEAKQAAIEAEANAQQAIAGIDAVKAKMKADADKLVQDIQKAIDDMKATVSTAPKKKNLAKAVEEVQGIITKFETDLTGIKEKLQSPKIKEAGDELKALNDQINTKKDELPNLLSATPAKKDLPPAPPKK; translated from the coding sequence ATGTTTAAAGGACGTATTTTTTACTGCTTTTTCATCGCAATACTTATTTTGTCTTTTGGAATCCTTACAGGATGTGCCAAACCGCCTGCAGAAGAGATGGCAAAGGCCGAAAAGGCTATAGGAGATGCAAAACAAAAGGAAGCGCCTGTCTATGTACCGGATCTCTTTACAAAAGCGGAAGCATCATTTAAGACGGCGAAAGACTACGTAGATGGGAAGAAATATAAAGAGGCAAAGCAGGCTGCCATAGAGGCTGAGGCCAATGCTCAGCAGGCAATTGCAGGGATTGATGCTGTTAAGGCAAAAATGAAGGCAGATGCCGATAAGCTTGTTCAGGATATTCAGAAAGCAATCGATGATATGAAGGCCACAGTTTCAACTGCTCCGAAAAAGAAGAATCTTGCAAAGGCAGTTGAAGAAGTCCAGGGCATAATTACGAAATTTGAAACAGACCTGACAGGTATCAAAGAGAAACTCCAGAGCCCGAAAATAAAAGAAGCTGGCGACGAGTTGAAGGCATTGAATGATCAGATAAACACGAAGAAAGACGAATTGCCGAATCTTTTATCTGCCACCCCGGCAAAGAAAGATTTACCCCCAGCACCACCGAAGAAATAA
- a CDS encoding cold-shock protein, which yields MAKGTVKWFNESKGFGFITKDDGADVFVHYSSIQDSGFKSLAEGETVSFDVVSGPKGPAASNVTKG from the coding sequence ATGGCAAAAGGAACTGTGAAGTGGTTCAACGAGTCCAAAGGTTTTGGTTTTATTACCAAAGATGATGGTGCAGATGTGTTTGTTCACTATTCATCCATTCAGGACAGTGGTTTTAAATCACTAGCTGAAGGCGAGACAGTGAGTTTTGATGTAGTAAGTGGTCCTAAGGGTCCTGCTGCATCAAATGTAACAAAAGGCTAA